The Symphalangus syndactylus isolate Jambi chromosome 23, NHGRI_mSymSyn1-v2.1_pri, whole genome shotgun sequence genome has a window encoding:
- the C2 gene encoding complement C2 isoform X1, protein MGPLMVLFCLLFLYPGPADLAPSCPQNVNISGGTFTLSHGWAPGSLLTYSCPQGLYPSPASRLCKSSGQWQTPGATRSLTKAVCKPVRCPAPVSFENGIYTPRLGSYPVGGNVSFECEDGFILRGSPVRQCRPNGMWDGETAVCDNGAGHCPNPGISLGAVRTGSRFGHGDKVRYRCSSNLVLTGSAERECQGNGVWSGTEPICRQPYSYDFPEDVAPALGTSFSHMLGATNPTQKTKESLGRKIQIQRSGHLNLYLLLDCSQSVSENDFLIFKESASLMVDRIFSFEINVSVAIITFASEPKVLMSVLHDNSRDMTEVISSLENANYKDHENGTGTNTYAALNSVYLMMNNQMRLLGMETMAWQEIRHAIILLTDGKSNMGGSPKTAVDHIREILNINQKRNDYLDIYAIGVGKLDVDWRELNELGSKKDGERHAFILQDTKALHQVFEHMLDVSKLTDTICGVGNMSANASDQERTPWHVTIKPKSQETCRGALISDQWVLTAAHCFRDGKDHSLWRVNVGDPKSQWGKEFLIEKAVISPGFDVFAKKNQGILEFYGDDIALLKLAQKVKMSTHARPICLPCTMEANLALRRPQGSTCRDHENELLNKQSVPAHFVALNGSKLNINLKMGVEWTSCAEVVSQEKTMFPNLTDIREVVTDQFLCSGTQEDESPCKGESGGAVFLERRFRFFQVGLVSWGLYNPCLGSADKNSRKRAPRSKVPPPRDFHINLFRMQPWLRQHLGDVLNFLPL, encoded by the exons ATGGGCCCACTGATGGTTCTTTTTTGCCTGCTGTTCCTGTACCCAG GTCCGGCAGACTTGGCTCCCTCCTGCCCTCAGAATGTGAATATCTCCGGTGGCACCTTCACCCTCAGCCATGGCTGGGCCCCTGGGAGCCTTCTCACCTACTCCTGCCCCCAGGGCCTGTACCCATCCCCAGCATCACGGCTGTGCAAGAGCAGCGGACAGTGGCAGACCCCAGGAGCCACCCGCTCTCTGACTAAGGCGGTCTGCAAAC CTGTGCGCTGTCCAGCCCCTGTCTCCTTTGAGAATGGCATTTATACCCCACGGCTGGGGTCCTACCCCGTGGGTGGCAACGTGAGCTTCGAGTGTGAGGATGGCTTCATATTGCGGGGCTCGCCTGTGCGTCAGTGTCGCCCCAACGGCATGTGGGATGGAGAAACAGCTGTGTGTGATAATGGGG CTGGCCACTGCCCCAACCCAGGCATTTCGCTGGGTGCGGTGCGGACAGGCTCCCGCTTTGGTCATGGGGACAAGGTCCGCTATCGCTGCTCCTCAAATCTTGTGCTCACGGGGTCTGCAGAGCGGGAGTGCCAGGGCAacggggtctggagtggaacgGAGCCCATCTGCCGCC AACCCTACTCTTATGACTTCCCTGAGGACGTGGCCCCTGCCCTGGGCACTTCCTTCTCCCACATGCTTGGGGCCACCAATCCCACCCAGAAGACAAAGG AAAGCCTGGGCCGTAAAATCCAAATCCAGCGCTCTGGTCATCTGAACCTCTACCTGCTCCTGGACTGTTCGCAGAGTGTGTCGGAAAATGACTTTCTCATCTTCAAGGAGAGCGCCTCCCTCATGGTGGACAGG ATCTTCAGCTTTGAGATCAATGTGAGTGTCGCCATTATCACCTTTGCCTCAGAGCCCAAAGTCCTCATGTCTGTCCTGCACGACAACTCCCGGGATATGACTGAGGTGATCAGCAGCCTGGAAAATGCCAACTATAAAG ATCATGAAAATGGAACTGGGACTAACACCTATGCGGCCTTAAACAGTGTCTATCTCATGATGAACAACCAAATGCGACTCCTTGGCATGGAAACGATGGCCTGGCAGGAAATCCGACATGCCATCATCCTTCTGACAGATG GAAAGTCCAATATGGGCGGCTCTCCCAAGACAGCTGTTGACCATATCAGAGAGATCCTGAACATCAACCAGAAGAGGAATGACTATCTGG ACATCTATGCCATTGGGGTGGGCAAGCTGGATGTGGACTGGAGAGAACTGAATGAGCTAGGGTCCAAGAAGGATGGTGAGAGGCATGCCTTCATTCTGCAGGACACAAAGGCTCTGCACCAGGTCTTTGAACATATGCTGG ATGTCTCCAAGCTCACAGACACCATCTGCGGGGTGGGGAACATGTCAGCAAATGCCTCTGACCAGGAGAGGACACCCTGGCATGTCACTATTAAG CCCaagagccaagagacctgccggGGGGCCCTCATCTCCGACCAATGGGTCCTGACGGCGGCTCACTGCTTCCGCGATGGCAAGGACCACTCCCTGTGGAGGGTCAATGTGG GAGACCCCAAATCCCAGTGGGGCAAAGAATTCCTTATTGAGAAGGCGGTGATCTCCCCAGGGTTTGATGTCTTTGCCAAAAAGAACCAGGGAATCCTGGAGTTCTATGGTGATGACATCGCCCTGCTGAAGCTGGCCCAGAAAGTAAAGATGTCCACCCATGCCAG GCCCATCTGCCTTCCCTGCACCATGGAGGCCAATCTGGCTCTGCGGAGACCTCAAGGTAGCACCTGTAGGGACCATG AGAATGAACTGCTGAACAAACAGAGTGTTCCTGCTCACTTTGTCGCCTTGAATGGGAGCAAACTGAACATTAACCTTAAGATGGGAGTGGAG TGGACAAGCTGTGCCGAGGTTGTCTCCCAAGAAAAAACCATGTTCCCCAACTTGACAGATATCAGGGAGGTGGTGACGGACCAGTTCCTATGCAGTGGGACCCAGGAGGATGAGAGTCCCTGCAAGG GAGAATCTGGGGGAGCAGTTTTCCTTGAGCGGAGATTCAGGTTTTTTCAG GTGGGTCTGGTGAGCTGGGGTCTTTACAACCCCTGCCTTGGCTCTGCTGACAAAAACTCCCGCAAAAGGGCCCCTCGTAGCAAGGTCCCGCCGCCACGAGACTTTCACATCAATCTCTTCCGCATGCAGCCCTGGCTGAGGCAGCACCTGGGGGATGTCCTGAATTTTTTACCCCTCTAG
- the C2 gene encoding complement C2 isoform X2 translates to MGPLMVLFCLLFLYPAGHCPNPGISLGAVRTGSRFGHGDKVRYRCSSNLVLTGSAERECQGNGVWSGTEPICRQPYSYDFPEDVAPALGTSFSHMLGATNPTQKTKESLGRKIQIQRSGHLNLYLLLDCSQSVSENDFLIFKESASLMVDRIFSFEINVSVAIITFASEPKVLMSVLHDNSRDMTEVISSLENANYKDHENGTGTNTYAALNSVYLMMNNQMRLLGMETMAWQEIRHAIILLTDGKSNMGGSPKTAVDHIREILNINQKRNDYLDIYAIGVGKLDVDWRELNELGSKKDGERHAFILQDTKALHQVFEHMLDVSKLTDTICGVGNMSANASDQERTPWHVTIKPKSQETCRGALISDQWVLTAAHCFRDGKDHSLWRVNVGDPKSQWGKEFLIEKAVISPGFDVFAKKNQGILEFYGDDIALLKLAQKVKMSTHARPICLPCTMEANLALRRPQGSTCRDHENELLNKQSVPAHFVALNGSKLNINLKMGVEWTSCAEVVSQEKTMFPNLTDIREVVTDQFLCSGTQEDESPCKGESGGAVFLERRFRFFQVGLVSWGLYNPCLGSADKNSRKRAPRSKVPPPRDFHINLFRMQPWLRQHLGDVLNFLPL, encoded by the exons ATGGGCCCACTGATGGTTCTTTTTTGCCTGCTGTTCCTGTACCCAG CTGGCCACTGCCCCAACCCAGGCATTTCGCTGGGTGCGGTGCGGACAGGCTCCCGCTTTGGTCATGGGGACAAGGTCCGCTATCGCTGCTCCTCAAATCTTGTGCTCACGGGGTCTGCAGAGCGGGAGTGCCAGGGCAacggggtctggagtggaacgGAGCCCATCTGCCGCC AACCCTACTCTTATGACTTCCCTGAGGACGTGGCCCCTGCCCTGGGCACTTCCTTCTCCCACATGCTTGGGGCCACCAATCCCACCCAGAAGACAAAGG AAAGCCTGGGCCGTAAAATCCAAATCCAGCGCTCTGGTCATCTGAACCTCTACCTGCTCCTGGACTGTTCGCAGAGTGTGTCGGAAAATGACTTTCTCATCTTCAAGGAGAGCGCCTCCCTCATGGTGGACAGG ATCTTCAGCTTTGAGATCAATGTGAGTGTCGCCATTATCACCTTTGCCTCAGAGCCCAAAGTCCTCATGTCTGTCCTGCACGACAACTCCCGGGATATGACTGAGGTGATCAGCAGCCTGGAAAATGCCAACTATAAAG ATCATGAAAATGGAACTGGGACTAACACCTATGCGGCCTTAAACAGTGTCTATCTCATGATGAACAACCAAATGCGACTCCTTGGCATGGAAACGATGGCCTGGCAGGAAATCCGACATGCCATCATCCTTCTGACAGATG GAAAGTCCAATATGGGCGGCTCTCCCAAGACAGCTGTTGACCATATCAGAGAGATCCTGAACATCAACCAGAAGAGGAATGACTATCTGG ACATCTATGCCATTGGGGTGGGCAAGCTGGATGTGGACTGGAGAGAACTGAATGAGCTAGGGTCCAAGAAGGATGGTGAGAGGCATGCCTTCATTCTGCAGGACACAAAGGCTCTGCACCAGGTCTTTGAACATATGCTGG ATGTCTCCAAGCTCACAGACACCATCTGCGGGGTGGGGAACATGTCAGCAAATGCCTCTGACCAGGAGAGGACACCCTGGCATGTCACTATTAAG CCCaagagccaagagacctgccggGGGGCCCTCATCTCCGACCAATGGGTCCTGACGGCGGCTCACTGCTTCCGCGATGGCAAGGACCACTCCCTGTGGAGGGTCAATGTGG GAGACCCCAAATCCCAGTGGGGCAAAGAATTCCTTATTGAGAAGGCGGTGATCTCCCCAGGGTTTGATGTCTTTGCCAAAAAGAACCAGGGAATCCTGGAGTTCTATGGTGATGACATCGCCCTGCTGAAGCTGGCCCAGAAAGTAAAGATGTCCACCCATGCCAG GCCCATCTGCCTTCCCTGCACCATGGAGGCCAATCTGGCTCTGCGGAGACCTCAAGGTAGCACCTGTAGGGACCATG AGAATGAACTGCTGAACAAACAGAGTGTTCCTGCTCACTTTGTCGCCTTGAATGGGAGCAAACTGAACATTAACCTTAAGATGGGAGTGGAG TGGACAAGCTGTGCCGAGGTTGTCTCCCAAGAAAAAACCATGTTCCCCAACTTGACAGATATCAGGGAGGTGGTGACGGACCAGTTCCTATGCAGTGGGACCCAGGAGGATGAGAGTCCCTGCAAGG GAGAATCTGGGGGAGCAGTTTTCCTTGAGCGGAGATTCAGGTTTTTTCAG GTGGGTCTGGTGAGCTGGGGTCTTTACAACCCCTGCCTTGGCTCTGCTGACAAAAACTCCCGCAAAAGGGCCCCTCGTAGCAAGGTCCCGCCGCCACGAGACTTTCACATCAATCTCTTCCGCATGCAGCCCTGGCTGAGGCAGCACCTGGGGGATGTCCTGAATTTTTTACCCCTCTAG